In a single window of the Saccharothrix australiensis genome:
- a CDS encoding DEAD/DEAH box helicase — translation MHSDAKRARVVEYWRTVEMFSPQKVDKVDRERMVYAVRPDQPLPWEPGHVLARRRLTAKQTWRHVVHLGIYQLDGVYEALSRVFTPDEESYDDRPAGESAVAAFVVDERGQAVLDSIVLSGCAWATGQVVRHGGGRVDWLSGFDKAANGFSEEWRDIVAVEDVGSGEGVPITRTPRSLDHGDLADCLAAAVAATGTGVILRPGEIRVRSQVVSRRTAASAGHDFLNSFIVDDLGNVAERLASGDFGAALREYLSPEGSISTARRVDVRENVHAVLEATAPDRVPSGRWPSDPEHPLALNQQLAVNTALSMSDAGVVGVNGPPGTGKTTMLRDLIAALVVERARRLSVLSDPRKAFTSRKMRWKSGQRTRVVSEWRPDLVGFEVVVASSNNGAVQNVTDEIPAADAIDGSWRAQAAAVDYFAEIAGNLLTTDDEPEADDDQEGSPAPAWALIAARLGNKANRSRFVNAFWYETRKDDDPKSWDGLLAILRTYENSAPETGWRSAVEEFRAAEALVSTLRARRDEVYQAVRRHQRLTDEVAALRRSVAEAQEVLDSAHHRHTTALAEEERGNDAFTAVQAAHRAEVERITREHRTSVEQAVEAWKSLVDTRWQAHLMHQQQRPSTWSSLRTFGRSYRRWKRHDAALLEQVQQAQAGLALAHQAPLPAMPTAPGTPASLTWARNVVAAARHAVDEARRAVERAASALRDREAELDSARRTREAGAEELKKHFPDDEWYHDRERRESAALWTDPEWNAARSALLLAALALHKAFLRHVPGEMRRNLQAAMDLVSGEAPSDVAQDAALEAWRSLFFVVPVVSTTFASYARLFGHLGRAALGWLLVDEAGQATPQNAVGALWRTRRAVVVGDPLQLEPVTTLPFRAEQAIRTQLGVDEEWSASRTSVQRLADRLTPLGTSLPDGDGLAWVGVPLTVHRRCDQPMFDIVNDIAYDGLMINGTGPAAGERFARAFPSLPPSKWIDVVSGTSQGHWVPEEGERLDRVLAALADLGFDMSEVMVVAPFRDVARRLASRSHRYPGLVAGTVHTAQGKQADVVVLVLGSDPARPGARRWAAGKPNLLNVAVSRAKRRLYVIGNRSSWSAQRYFDVLSAHLPD, via the coding sequence GTGCATTCGGACGCGAAACGGGCCCGAGTCGTCGAGTACTGGCGCACGGTCGAGATGTTCAGTCCGCAGAAAGTGGACAAGGTCGACCGGGAGCGGATGGTCTACGCGGTGCGGCCGGACCAGCCGCTGCCCTGGGAGCCGGGTCACGTCCTCGCCCGCCGCCGCCTCACCGCCAAGCAGACCTGGCGCCACGTCGTCCACCTGGGCATCTACCAGTTGGACGGCGTTTACGAGGCGCTGTCGCGCGTGTTCACCCCCGACGAGGAGAGCTACGACGACCGGCCCGCCGGCGAGAGCGCGGTCGCCGCGTTCGTGGTGGACGAGCGCGGTCAGGCGGTGCTCGACTCGATCGTGCTGTCCGGTTGTGCCTGGGCGACCGGGCAGGTGGTCCGGCACGGGGGCGGCCGAGTCGACTGGCTGTCCGGCTTCGACAAGGCGGCCAACGGGTTCTCCGAGGAGTGGCGGGACATCGTCGCGGTCGAGGACGTCGGCTCGGGCGAAGGCGTCCCGATCACCCGCACGCCGCGGAGCCTGGACCACGGCGACCTGGCCGACTGCCTCGCGGCAGCGGTCGCGGCCACGGGCACGGGCGTCATCCTGCGGCCGGGTGAGATCCGCGTCAGGAGCCAGGTCGTGTCCCGGCGCACGGCGGCGTCGGCGGGCCACGACTTCCTCAACAGCTTCATCGTCGACGACCTGGGGAACGTGGCGGAGCGCTTGGCCAGTGGCGACTTCGGCGCGGCCCTGCGGGAGTACCTGTCACCGGAGGGCTCGATCTCCACCGCCAGGCGCGTGGACGTCCGCGAGAACGTCCACGCGGTGCTGGAGGCGACCGCGCCCGACCGCGTGCCGTCGGGCCGGTGGCCGAGCGACCCGGAGCACCCCTTGGCGTTGAACCAGCAGCTCGCCGTCAACACCGCCTTGAGCATGTCCGACGCCGGCGTGGTCGGCGTCAACGGGCCACCGGGCACCGGGAAGACGACGATGCTGCGCGACCTGATCGCGGCGCTGGTGGTCGAGCGGGCGAGGCGGCTGTCGGTGCTCAGCGACCCGCGCAAGGCGTTCACCAGCCGGAAGATGCGGTGGAAGAGCGGTCAGCGCACGCGAGTCGTCAGCGAATGGCGCCCCGACCTCGTCGGGTTCGAGGTGGTGGTGGCGTCGTCCAACAACGGCGCCGTGCAGAACGTCACCGACGAGATCCCGGCCGCGGACGCGATCGACGGCTCCTGGCGTGCCCAAGCCGCCGCCGTCGACTACTTCGCGGAGATCGCGGGCAACCTGCTGACGACCGATGACGAGCCCGAGGCGGACGACGACCAGGAGGGGTCCCCGGCTCCGGCGTGGGCGCTGATCGCGGCGCGACTGGGCAACAAGGCGAACCGCAGCCGGTTCGTGAACGCCTTCTGGTACGAGACGAGGAAGGACGACGACCCCAAGTCGTGGGACGGACTCCTGGCCATCCTCAGGACCTACGAGAACAGCGCACCCGAGACCGGTTGGCGGAGCGCCGTGGAGGAGTTCCGCGCCGCGGAGGCGCTGGTGAGCACCCTCCGCGCGCGCAGGGACGAGGTCTACCAGGCGGTGCGGAGGCACCAGCGGCTGACCGATGAGGTCGCGGCGCTCCGGCGCTCGGTCGCCGAAGCCCAGGAAGTACTGGACTCCGCACACCACCGGCACACCACCGCCCTCGCCGAGGAAGAGCGCGGCAACGACGCGTTCACGGCGGTCCAGGCCGCGCACCGGGCCGAGGTCGAGCGGATCACCCGCGAGCACCGCACATCCGTCGAACAGGCGGTCGAGGCGTGGAAATCCCTGGTGGACACCCGCTGGCAGGCCCATCTGATGCACCAACAACAACGCCCGAGCACATGGTCGTCGCTGCGCACCTTCGGAAGGTCGTACAGGCGGTGGAAGCGACACGACGCGGCTCTTCTCGAACAGGTCCAGCAGGCACAGGCGGGACTGGCCCTCGCCCACCAGGCACCACTACCGGCGATGCCTACCGCACCGGGCACCCCGGCCTCGCTGACCTGGGCGAGGAACGTGGTAGCCGCTGCTCGGCACGCCGTGGACGAGGCGCGGCGGGCCGTGGAGCGGGCCGCAAGCGCGCTGCGCGACCGCGAGGCCGAACTCGACTCCGCGCGGCGGACCCGGGAGGCCGGCGCGGAGGAGCTGAAAAAACACTTCCCGGACGACGAGTGGTACCACGACCGCGAACGCCGTGAATCGGCCGCTTTGTGGACCGATCCCGAGTGGAACGCGGCCCGTAGTGCGTTGCTCTTGGCGGCGTTGGCCCTGCACAAGGCATTCCTGCGGCACGTGCCCGGTGAGATGCGCCGCAACCTGCAAGCCGCGATGGACCTCGTTTCGGGGGAAGCGCCGTCGGACGTCGCCCAGGACGCCGCGCTGGAAGCGTGGCGCAGCCTGTTCTTCGTCGTGCCGGTGGTGTCGACGACGTTCGCGTCCTACGCCCGGCTGTTCGGGCACCTCGGCCGCGCGGCCCTCGGCTGGCTCCTGGTCGACGAGGCCGGTCAGGCGACCCCGCAGAACGCCGTCGGCGCGTTGTGGCGAACGCGGCGCGCGGTCGTCGTCGGCGACCCGCTGCAGCTCGAACCGGTGACCACCCTGCCCTTCCGCGCCGAACAGGCCATCCGGACGCAGCTCGGCGTCGACGAGGAGTGGTCCGCGAGCCGGACCTCGGTGCAGCGGCTGGCCGACCGCCTGACCCCGCTGGGCACCTCCCTCCCCGACGGTGACGGCCTGGCCTGGGTCGGCGTGCCGCTGACCGTCCACCGGCGCTGCGACCAACCGATGTTCGACATCGTCAACGACATCGCCTACGACGGCCTCATGATCAACGGTACCGGTCCGGCGGCCGGGGAGCGGTTCGCCCGCGCCTTCCCGTCGTTGCCGCCGTCGAAGTGGATCGACGTCGTGTCCGGCACGTCCCAGGGCCACTGGGTACCGGAGGAGGGCGAACGGCTCGACCGGGTGCTGGCCGCGTTGGCGGACCTCGGTTTCGACATGTCCGAGGTCATGGTCGTGGCACCTTTCCGGGACGTCGCCCGGCGGTTGGCGTCGCGGTCCCACCGGTACCCCGGTCTGGTGGCGGGCACCGTCCACACCGCGCAGGGCAAGCAGGCGGACGTCGTGGTGCTGGTCCTGGGCAGCGATCCGGCGCGTCCGGGCGCGCGTCGTTGGGCCGCCGGCAAACCGAACCTGCTCAACGTCGCGGTGAGCCGTGCGAAACGTCGTCTCTACGTCATCGGCAACAGGTCTTCCTGGTCCGCGCAACGCTACTTCGATGTGCTGTCCGCGCATCTCCCCGACTGA
- a CDS encoding DEAD/DEAH box helicase, translating to MSWPPSDSEGSQPSSQFFRLHEKVRRWVHRRGWQALNDVQERAIPLVLKGTEDVIVSAATASGKTEAAFLPICSALLDEVDDGGIRVLYVSPLKALINDQHRRLEELCADLGLPVHRWHGDVPRSAKVKVLDRPDGILLITPESLEAMFVLRGMEVGRLLRALRWIVIDEMHSFLGTERGAQLQSLLHRVELATRRRVPRVGLSATLGDMASARDYLRPGRRAEVHLLTSEHQGAGAKAIIRGYIGQATSTEDGDADERTSVEQISEHLFAKLRGGNNLVFFDRRGDVELYADRLRRRSEERAVPNEFFPHHGSLAKEVREHVEELLRSNRPVTVLCTSTLEMGIDIGTVTSVAQIGAPPSVAGLRQRLGRSGRRGQPAVLRLYVTAEEITADITPQDELRAELFQAVATMSLLADHWYEPPDTSSLHLSTLVQQVLSVIAQHQGARPVELFRSLCAGGPFARVDQATFVALLRDLGRAELVQQEPDGLLLLGRVGERIVNHHSFYSVFADKQEYRLVHGTRTLGALHLTTPTPIGALIIFAGRRWRILSLDERASLIEVEPSRGGRAPRFKGVAAEIHDGVRRRMREVYESDDVPGYLDATAQRLLDEGRATYRRLGLATTPALAAGDSTIVFPWRGDRILDTLVAWLTVAGVEAVRDGVALTVLKCTPAQLRAVCRQVLLEDRTTAEDVAAALPDTVVDKYDAHLGDDLRIRAYAAGHLDMAGARATLAELIERLPEADGDIITGAPPPIPRRIAAVPAEYAVVDVETTGFAARGRDRVIEVAVVRVAGDGTVLDEWSSLVDPRRRLRATSVHGITEADLTGAPTFADLAPVLAARLAGAVVVAHNAPFDMGFLDAEFSRTGHPPAAVATLCTMKLDNRVHRTGHRRLRDCLAAANLLDTHDTAHRALPDAKATANLLRHYLIHAPAEVRATITGP from the coding sequence ATGAGCTGGCCACCTTCCGACTCTGAGGGCAGCCAACCGTCCTCGCAGTTCTTCCGGCTGCACGAGAAGGTCCGCCGCTGGGTCCACCGAAGGGGGTGGCAGGCCCTCAACGACGTGCAGGAGCGCGCCATCCCCCTGGTGCTCAAGGGCACCGAGGACGTGATCGTGTCGGCGGCCACCGCGTCGGGCAAGACGGAGGCGGCGTTCCTGCCGATCTGCTCGGCGCTGCTCGACGAGGTGGACGACGGCGGCATCCGGGTGCTGTACGTGTCGCCGCTCAAGGCGCTGATCAACGACCAGCACCGCCGCCTGGAAGAGCTGTGCGCGGACCTCGGGCTGCCGGTGCACCGCTGGCACGGCGACGTGCCCCGCTCCGCCAAGGTGAAGGTGCTCGACCGGCCGGACGGCATCCTGCTGATCACCCCGGAGTCACTGGAAGCGATGTTCGTGTTGCGCGGCATGGAGGTCGGCCGGCTGCTGCGCGCGCTGCGGTGGATCGTGATCGACGAGATGCACTCCTTCCTGGGGACCGAGCGCGGTGCCCAGCTCCAGTCGCTGCTGCACCGCGTCGAGCTGGCCACCCGCCGCCGCGTGCCTCGCGTCGGGCTGTCGGCCACGTTGGGCGACATGGCGTCCGCGCGGGACTACCTGCGGCCGGGCCGGCGTGCCGAGGTCCACCTGCTCACCTCCGAGCACCAGGGCGCCGGGGCGAAGGCGATCATCCGCGGCTACATCGGCCAAGCGACGTCCACTGAGGACGGTGATGCGGACGAGCGCACCTCCGTCGAGCAGATCAGCGAGCACCTGTTCGCGAAGCTGCGCGGCGGCAACAACCTGGTGTTCTTCGACCGGCGCGGCGACGTCGAGCTCTACGCCGACCGCCTGCGCCGCCGCAGCGAGGAACGCGCCGTGCCCAACGAGTTCTTCCCCCATCACGGCAGCCTTGCCAAAGAGGTCCGCGAGCACGTCGAGGAACTGCTCAGGAGCAACCGGCCGGTCACCGTGTTGTGCACCTCGACGCTGGAGATGGGCATCGACATCGGCACCGTCACCTCGGTCGCCCAGATCGGCGCACCGCCGTCGGTCGCCGGCCTGCGCCAGCGGCTCGGCCGGTCCGGGCGGCGCGGGCAGCCCGCCGTGCTGCGCCTGTACGTGACCGCCGAGGAGATCACCGCCGACATCACGCCCCAGGACGAACTGCGGGCCGAGCTGTTCCAGGCCGTCGCGACGATGAGCCTGCTCGCCGACCACTGGTACGAGCCGCCGGACACCTCCTCGCTGCACCTGTCGACGCTGGTCCAGCAGGTCCTGTCGGTCATCGCCCAGCACCAGGGCGCACGACCGGTCGAGCTGTTCCGGTCGCTGTGCGCCGGTGGCCCGTTCGCCCGGGTCGACCAGGCCACCTTCGTCGCCCTGCTGCGCGACCTCGGCCGGGCCGAACTGGTCCAGCAGGAACCCGACGGGCTGCTCCTGCTCGGCCGGGTGGGCGAGCGCATCGTCAACCACCACTCGTTCTACTCGGTGTTCGCCGACAAGCAGGAGTACCGACTGGTCCACGGCACGCGAACGCTGGGTGCCCTGCACCTGACCACACCCACGCCGATCGGCGCACTGATCATCTTCGCGGGACGGCGCTGGCGCATCCTCTCGCTCGACGAGCGCGCGTCGCTCATCGAGGTCGAACCCTCGCGCGGAGGCCGCGCACCGAGGTTCAAGGGGGTCGCCGCCGAGATCCACGACGGCGTCCGCCGCCGGATGCGCGAGGTCTACGAATCCGACGACGTGCCCGGTTACCTCGACGCCACCGCCCAACGGCTCCTCGACGAGGGTCGCGCCACCTACCGCCGCCTCGGCCTCGCCACCACACCGGCGCTCGCCGCCGGCGACAGCACGATCGTGTTCCCGTGGCGCGGGGACCGCATCCTCGACACCCTCGTCGCCTGGCTGACCGTGGCCGGTGTGGAGGCGGTCCGCGACGGCGTCGCGCTCACCGTGCTGAAGTGCACGCCCGCCCAGCTGCGCGCGGTGTGCCGGCAAGTGCTCTTGGAGGACCGCACCACCGCCGAAGACGTCGCCGCCGCACTGCCGGACACCGTCGTCGACAAGTACGATGCCCACTTGGGCGACGACTTGCGCATCCGCGCTTACGCCGCAGGCCACCTGGACATGGCGGGAGCCCGCGCGACGCTGGCCGAACTGATCGAGCGCCTGCCCGAAGCAGACGGGGACATCATCACCGGCGCGCCGCCGCCGATCCCGCGCCGCATCGCCGCCGTCCCGGCCGAGTACGCCGTCGTGGACGTCGAAACCACCGGCTTCGCCGCACGTGGCCGTGACCGGGTCATCGAAGTCGCCGTCGTGCGCGTCGCCGGTGACGGCACCGTGCTGGACGAGTGGAGTTCGCTGGTCGACCCGCGCCGCCGGCTGCGCGCGACGAGCGTCCACGGGATTACCGAGGCCGACCTCACCGGCGCACCCACCTTCGCCGACCTGGCACCGGTCCTCGCCGCGCGGCTGGCCGGCGCCGTCGTCGTGGCCCACAACGCCCCGTTCGACATGGGTTTCCTCGACGCGGAATTCAGCCGCACCGGCCACCCACCGGCCGCCGTCGCGACGCTGTGCACGATGAAGCTGGACAACCGCGTCCACCGGACGGGCCACCGCCGCCTGCGCGACTGCCTCGCCGCAGCCAACCTGCTCGACACCCACGACACAGCCCACCGCGCCCTTCCGGACGCCAAGGCCACCGCGAACCTGCTCCGCCACTACCTGATCCACGCACCGGCCGAGGTGCGCGCCACCATCACCGGCCCGTAG
- a CDS encoding ATP-binding protein — protein sequence MNDTRIRPRDRDAIIQSLRAGVVPRSGHQHVQVGRMREVDSLLRDLDRVADGGSTARFVIGEYGSGKTFFLNLIRSAALKKRLVTLHADLAPDRRLHATGGQARGLYAELARNASTSAKPDGGALAGVVERFVSQSLSTARERGSSPESVIRERMGELSELVGGYDFGTVVEAYWRGHDTGNEQLKIDAVRWMRGEFTTKTEARTALGVRTIVDDANFYDQLKLLSRFVRMAGYSGLLVCLDEMVNLYKLTSSQARSANYEQILRIVNDSLQGISTHIGFLFGGTPEFLMDTRRGLYSYEALQSRLAENAFATDGLVDHSGPVLRLSNLTQEDFYVLLTKLRHVHASGDPARYLVPDEALHAFMRHCSKNIGDAYFRTPRTTIREFLNLLSILEHNPGQPWEPLVGGVRLAAESNPDLEPLEAPTSGGERLNGGSANHGGLADQGHGDEGVDDELATFRL from the coding sequence ATGAACGACACGCGCATCCGGCCTCGTGACCGCGACGCGATCATCCAGTCGCTCCGGGCCGGTGTCGTGCCACGCTCGGGGCACCAGCACGTCCAGGTCGGGCGGATGCGCGAGGTCGACTCGTTGCTGCGCGACCTCGACCGGGTCGCCGACGGCGGCTCCACGGCCCGCTTCGTGATCGGCGAGTACGGTTCGGGCAAGACGTTCTTCCTCAACCTGATCAGGTCAGCCGCGTTGAAGAAGCGCCTGGTGACCCTGCACGCGGACCTCGCGCCCGACCGCCGCCTGCACGCGACCGGCGGCCAGGCCCGCGGTCTGTACGCGGAACTGGCCCGCAACGCGTCCACGTCGGCCAAGCCGGACGGCGGCGCGCTGGCGGGAGTGGTCGAGCGGTTCGTGTCCCAGTCCCTGTCCACCGCGCGCGAACGGGGCAGCTCCCCGGAAAGCGTCATCCGGGAGCGCATGGGTGAGCTGTCCGAACTGGTCGGCGGGTACGACTTCGGTACCGTGGTCGAGGCTTACTGGCGCGGGCACGACACCGGCAACGAGCAGCTCAAGATCGACGCGGTGCGCTGGATGCGCGGTGAGTTCACCACCAAGACCGAGGCGCGAACCGCGCTGGGCGTGCGCACGATCGTGGACGACGCGAACTTCTACGACCAGCTCAAGCTGCTGTCCCGGTTCGTGCGCATGGCCGGGTACAGCGGGCTCCTGGTGTGCCTGGACGAGATGGTCAACCTCTACAAGCTGACCTCGTCACAGGCCCGCTCGGCGAACTACGAGCAGATCCTGCGGATCGTCAACGACAGCCTCCAGGGCATCAGCACCCACATCGGCTTCCTGTTCGGCGGCACGCCGGAGTTCCTCATGGACACCCGGCGCGGCCTGTACTCCTACGAAGCGCTCCAATCGCGCTTGGCGGAGAACGCGTTCGCCACCGACGGCTTGGTGGACCACTCCGGACCGGTGCTGAGGCTGAGCAACCTGACGCAGGAGGACTTCTACGTCCTGCTCACCAAGCTGCGCCACGTGCACGCCTCGGGCGACCCGGCCCGGTACCTGGTGCCGGACGAGGCGCTGCACGCGTTCATGCGGCACTGCTCGAAGAACATCGGCGACGCCTACTTCCGCACGCCGCGCACCACGATCCGCGAGTTCCTCAACCTGCTCTCCATCCTGGAGCACAACCCCGGTCAGCCCTGGGAACCACTCGTCGGCGGTGTGCGCTTGGCGGCGGAGTCCAATCCCGACCTCGAACCGCTCGAAGCGCCGACGTCGGGCGGCGAGCGGCTGAACGGCGGGAGTGCGAACCACGGGGGCCTGGCCGACCAGGGCCACGGCGACGAGGGTGTGGACGATGAGCTGGCCACCTTCCGACTCTGA
- a CDS encoding TerB N-terminal domain-containing protein, whose translation MRGSGRLGGQVGLFEKLKRKLAIRPASPPPMPPPGPPPHPAMPWPPQTPPPQAPPPYPPAPYPPGPQPPGQYPVAPQPSAGYPPVPQAPVPQALLRQPTAPQPTAPQPPAPQVPAPYPPAPPQDPAPRPQAPASPPAAPPPPAPPASPVRTKTGKPSWVPAGTTVRVDGRELPGGMLYFGKLHRSERVDDRHVEVIDPTLPVDWKKPDLLGRSMGYWPAYHSITPQARAAYLSWLQGGKRDPDAYIGHVFLYFYGLERRALVDARHDPAAQADLPAILDEVVRLRSLYGDNRSFHGYATGFEQVLRLLLSDGNEAPPDPAEHDHWQPPAALRAGIGRFADAKRPVPADWAWSWAMSHPDIYPRTPAKRCPDEFRELFTTRYRARHGEGLVVRPLKARVTVDYRPASGGLDTVTVTADLPDVITAAAPTKALKALVESCSDDLDAYSRLLGRQPEAAGTLPALALLPDELFTAAPDGLAPVRELVARVLPDGVRQARFELADLTSLWPARTPGKFVKADAVGVAQLLDRLGVGLEPDVRMGGPVQSAGPAVLFRLTAAQPATATPEYVAATTLLHLAAVVSAADDDVSAAERDHLVSHLESSLHLTPGERLRLIAHLDWLLASTLKLTGLTKRLGALTTAQRARVAGFATAIAAVDGVVSPAEVDTLRKIYKLLGQEPDSVYAELHALAASARPTPATDPVVVLPASTGPSGYLLPPAPEVRAEPTGAVRLDPALVEAKMRESAAVAALLSDVFEDEPEEAPPAPVVAVAAVGPLDAAHSALVRVLVTRTSWSRAEFEARCAEAGLLPEGALDVVNEAAVEVSDEPLIEDDGDGFVINDYARGELLA comes from the coding sequence ATGCGCGGCAGTGGAAGGCTTGGGGGCCAGGTGGGGCTGTTCGAGAAGCTGAAGCGCAAACTCGCGATCAGACCCGCCTCACCGCCGCCGATGCCCCCACCGGGCCCGCCGCCGCACCCTGCGATGCCGTGGCCACCACAAACTCCCCCGCCACAGGCGCCCCCGCCGTACCCACCGGCGCCGTACCCACCGGGGCCGCAGCCTCCCGGCCAGTACCCCGTCGCACCGCAGCCGTCCGCCGGGTACCCGCCCGTGCCGCAAGCACCCGTGCCACAAGCGCTCTTGCGGCAGCCCACCGCGCCCCAGCCCACCGCGCCCCAGCCGCCCGCGCCGCAGGTTCCCGCGCCGTACCCGCCCGCACCGCCGCAAGACCCCGCACCCCGGCCGCAAGCGCCCGCGTCCCCGCCAGCCGCGCCACCACCGCCCGCACCGCCGGCGTCCCCGGTCCGCACCAAGACCGGCAAGCCGAGTTGGGTCCCGGCCGGCACGACGGTCCGGGTGGACGGGCGCGAACTGCCGGGCGGGATGCTCTACTTCGGGAAGCTCCACCGTTCCGAACGAGTGGACGACCGCCACGTCGAGGTGATCGACCCGACGCTGCCGGTCGACTGGAAGAAGCCCGACCTCCTGGGTCGGAGCATGGGCTACTGGCCCGCCTACCACTCGATCACCCCGCAGGCCAGGGCGGCATACCTGAGCTGGTTGCAGGGCGGGAAGCGGGACCCGGACGCGTACATCGGCCACGTGTTCCTGTACTTCTACGGCCTGGAACGGCGCGCGCTGGTCGACGCACGCCACGACCCGGCCGCGCAGGCCGACCTGCCGGCCATCCTCGACGAGGTCGTCCGCCTGCGCTCCCTCTACGGTGACAACCGCTCGTTCCACGGGTACGCGACCGGTTTCGAACAGGTCCTGCGCCTGCTCCTGAGCGACGGGAACGAGGCGCCGCCCGATCCCGCCGAGCACGACCACTGGCAACCTCCGGCCGCCCTGCGCGCGGGCATCGGCCGGTTCGCCGACGCGAAGCGGCCCGTCCCGGCGGACTGGGCCTGGTCGTGGGCGATGAGCCACCCCGACATCTACCCGAGGACACCGGCCAAGCGGTGCCCGGACGAGTTCCGCGAGTTGTTCACCACCCGCTACCGGGCACGGCACGGCGAAGGTCTCGTGGTGCGCCCGTTGAAGGCGCGGGTGACCGTGGACTACCGGCCCGCCAGCGGGGGGCTCGACACGGTGACCGTGACCGCGGACCTGCCGGACGTCATCACGGCGGCGGCGCCGACGAAGGCGCTCAAGGCGCTGGTCGAGTCCTGCTCGGACGACCTGGACGCCTACAGCCGCCTGCTCGGCCGGCAGCCCGAGGCGGCCGGGACGCTGCCCGCGTTGGCGCTGCTGCCCGACGAGCTGTTCACCGCCGCGCCGGACGGCCTGGCACCCGTGCGCGAACTCGTCGCACGTGTCCTCCCCGACGGCGTGCGGCAGGCGCGCTTCGAACTGGCGGACCTGACGTCGCTGTGGCCCGCGCGGACGCCGGGCAAGTTCGTCAAGGCCGACGCGGTGGGTGTCGCGCAGTTGCTCGACCGGTTGGGCGTCGGGCTCGAACCCGACGTGCGGATGGGCGGGCCGGTGCAGAGCGCGGGACCGGCCGTGCTGTTCCGGCTCACCGCCGCGCAGCCGGCGACCGCGACGCCCGAGTACGTCGCGGCGACGACGCTGCTGCACCTGGCCGCCGTGGTCTCCGCCGCCGACGACGACGTGTCCGCCGCCGAACGCGACCACCTGGTCTCGCACCTGGAGTCGAGCCTGCACCTGACGCCGGGTGAACGGCTCAGGCTGATCGCCCACCTCGACTGGCTGTTGGCGTCGACGCTGAAGCTGACCGGGCTGACCAAGCGGTTGGGCGCGTTGACCACCGCGCAGCGAGCCAGGGTCGCCGGGTTCGCCACCGCCATCGCCGCGGTGGACGGCGTGGTCTCGCCCGCCGAGGTCGACACGCTGCGCAAGATCTACAAGCTGCTGGGACAGGAGCCGGACTCGGTGTACGCCGAACTGCACGCCCTCGCCGCGTCGGCCCGTCCCACGCCCGCCACCGACCCCGTCGTGGTGCTGCCCGCGAGCACCGGGCCGTCCGGCTACCTCCTGCCACCGGCACCGGAGGTGCGCGCGGAGCCGACCGGGGCCGTGCGCCTCGACCCGGCGCTGGTCGAGGCGAAGATGCGGGAGAGCGCGGCGGTGGCGGCCCTGCTCTCGGACGTCTTCGAGGACGAGCCCGAGGAGGCGCCGCCCGCCCCGGTCGTCGCCGTGGCGGCCGTCGGGCCCTTGGACGCCGCGCACTCGGCCTTGGTGCGGGTGCTGGTGACGCGGACGTCCTGGTCCCGCGCCGAGTTCGAAGCCCGTTGCGCCGAGGCTGGTCTGCTGCCCGAGGGCGCGCTGGACGTGGTGAACGAAGCGGCGGTGGAGGTCTCCGACGAACCGCTGATCGAGGACGACGGCGACGGGTTCGTGATCAACGACTACGCAAGGGGAGAACTGCTCGCATGA
- a CDS encoding terpene synthase family protein translates to MPVSGLEIPFEVRMAPFVEQARYHGIRWARRMGMVKSDEAADYWHAAMMPELACLHWAQANQRSVELAVDLMTFYFFLDDQFDVALGWDPQAVLRVVEPLNRITFTGGVTDRTEPIYVAFADIWSRVVQGMSAGWCQRMAAHWRDFFNGQFFEAAHRKLGTTYDLTEYKQCRHFNVGVQSTLDLTERIGEYEVPEEIKFHPHLWLMRKNIARTTSMSNDLQSYEKEAGADNRTDNIVFVVSRTLGIPVAEAAERVRADAHDQLRDFLRLESELPQVVDALGRDTYGEVVELYVEGLKATMVGYDTWGNMSYRYQRDDFTPAAVLAHLEDLTGVTNPLSERR, encoded by the coding sequence ATGCCCGTTTCAGGACTGGAAATCCCGTTCGAGGTCCGCATGGCGCCCTTCGTCGAGCAGGCCCGTTACCACGGCATCCGCTGGGCACGCCGCATGGGCATGGTGAAGAGCGATGAGGCGGCCGACTACTGGCACGCCGCCATGATGCCCGAACTGGCCTGCCTGCACTGGGCGCAGGCCAATCAACGAAGCGTCGAGTTGGCGGTCGACCTCATGACCTTCTACTTCTTCCTCGACGACCAGTTCGACGTGGCGCTGGGATGGGACCCGCAAGCCGTCCTCCGCGTGGTCGAGCCCTTGAACCGGATAACCTTCACGGGCGGTGTCACGGATCGAACCGAGCCCATCTACGTCGCCTTCGCCGACATCTGGTCCAGGGTCGTCCAGGGCATGTCCGCCGGCTGGTGCCAGCGGATGGCCGCGCATTGGCGGGATTTTTTCAACGGCCAGTTCTTCGAAGCTGCCCACCGCAAGCTCGGGACCACCTACGACCTGACCGAGTACAAGCAGTGCCGACACTTCAACGTGGGTGTGCAGTCCACCCTCGACCTCACCGAGCGGATCGGGGAGTACGAGGTGCCGGAGGAGATCAAGTTCCATCCACACCTGTGGCTGATGAGGAAGAACATCGCCCGCACGACATCGATGAGTAACGACCTGCAATCCTACGAAAAAGAGGCGGGAGCCGACAACAGGACGGACAACATCGTCTTCGTCGTCAGTCGCACCCTGGGCATCCCGGTAGCGGAAGCCGCGGAACGGGTGCGCGCCGACGCGCACGACCAGCTGCGCGACTTCCTGCGGCTCGAAAGCGAACTGCCGCAGGTCGTCGACGCCCTCGGCCGGGACACCTACGGCGAGGTGGTCGAGTTGTACGTCGAAGGGCTCAAAGCGACCATGGTGGGGTACGACACCTGGGGAAACATGTCGTACCGCTACCAGCGGGACGATTTCACCCCCGCCGCGGTGCTCGCACATCTCGAAGACCTGACGGGCGTGACGAATCCGCTGTCGGAACGCCGCTGA